From Eptesicus fuscus isolate TK198812 chromosome 22, DD_ASM_mEF_20220401, whole genome shotgun sequence, a single genomic window includes:
- the LOC103304872 gene encoding olfactory receptor 10J1-like, with protein MRRENYTVVSEFFFQGFSSFHEHKLTLFAIFLTLYVLTLAGNVIIVTIISIDRHLHTPMYFFLSMLSTSETMYTLVIVPQMLSSLIGQSQSISLAGCATQMFFFITLAINNCFLLTAMGYDRYVAICKPLRYTVIMNRKVCAQLVWGACSIGLLVAIIQISSTWNLSMKRENYTVVSEFFFQGFSSFHEHKLTLFAIFLTLYVLTLAGNVIIVTIISIDRHLHTPMYFFLSMLSTSETMYTLVIVPQMLSSLIGQSQSISLAGCATQMFFFITLAINNCFLLTAMGYDRYVAICKPLRYTVIMNRKVCAQLVWGACSIGLLVAIIQISSVFSQPFCGKEVAHYFCDIRPVMKLSCADTNLHDIITLIISSLVILVPMGLVFISYILIISTILKIASSEGQKKAFATCASHLIVVIVHYGCASVAYLKPESENTKDQDQLISVAYTIFTPLLNPVVYTLRNKEVKNALHRAISRKPPA; from the exons ATGAGGAGAGAGAACTACACAGTGGTAAGTGAATTTTTTTTCCAGGGTTTTTCCAGCTTTCATGAACACAAGCTTACTCTATTTGCAATATTTCTCACCTTGTATGTTTTAACCCTGGCTGGCAATGTCATCATTGTGACAATTATCAGTATTGATCGTCACCTTCACACCCCCATGTACTTCTTTCTCAGTATGCTTTCAACCTCAGAAACGATGTACACGTTGGTCATTGTACCACAGATGCTCTCCAGCCTCATCGGACAAAGCCAGTCCATCTCCTTGGCTGGCTGTGCCACCCAGATGTTCTTTTTTATCACTTTGGCCATCAACAACTGCTTTCTACTCACAGCAATGGGGTATGACCGCTATGTCGCCATCTGCAAACCTTTGAGGTACACAGTCATCATGAACAGGAAGGTGTGTGCCCAGCTGGTTTGGGGGGCCTGCAGCATTGGCCTGCTTGTGGCCATAATTCAGATTTCCTCT ACGTGGAATTTATCGATGAAGAGAGAGAACTACACAGTggtgagtgaattttttttccaGGGTTTTTCCAGCTTTCATGAACACAAGCTTACTCTATTTGCAATATTTCTCACCTTGTATGTTTTAACCCTGGCTGGCAATGTCATCATTGTGACAATTATCAGTATTGATCGTCACCTTCACACCCCCATGTACTTCTTTCTCAGTATGCTTTCAACCTCAGAAACGATGTACACATTGGTCATTGTACCACAGATGCTCTCCAGCCTCATCGGACAAAGCCAGTCCATCTCCTTGGCTGGCTGTGCCACCCAGATGTTCTTTTTTATCACTTTGGCCATCAACAACTGCTTTCTCCTCACAGCAATGGGGTATGACCGCTATGTCGCCATCTGCAAACCTTTGAGGTACACAGTCATCATGAACAGGAAGGTGTGTGCCCAGCTGGTTTGGGGGGCCTGCAGCATTGGCCTGCTTGTGGCCATAATTCAGATTTCCTCTGTGTTCAGTCAGCCCTTTTGTGGTAAAGAGGTGGCCCATTATTTCTGTGACATCCGCCCAGTTATGAAACTCTCCTGTGCTGACACCAATCTACATGACATAATTACTTTAATCATCAGCTCACTTGTCATTTTGGTGCCCATGGGTTTGGTCTTCATCTCCTACATCCTTATCATCTCCACCATCCTCAAGATTGCCTCAAGTGAGGGCCAAAAGAAGGCTTTTGCAACTTGTGCCTCCCACCTCATTGTGGTCATTGTCCACTATGGCTGTGCCTCCGTTGCCTACCTCAAGCCTGAGTCGGAGAACACCAAAGACCAGGATCAGCTGATCTCAGTGGCCTACACCATCTTTACTCCTCTCCTGAACCCTGTGGTCTATACTCTGAGAAACAAGGAGGTCAAGAATGCCCTTCACCGTGCTATCAGCAGAAAACCTCCTGCCTAG